One Cedecea neteri DNA segment encodes these proteins:
- a CDS encoding response regulator, with protein MKNKRVLVIEDDADAANVLEAYLKREGYSVSVAGDGLAGMNTVVTWKPDLILLDVMLPGMNGTEILAAVRRKGNTPVIMITAMGEPYDKIGALRYGADDYVVKPYNPGEVMARVQAVLRRSQANQLPAEDILRWGALEVDVTNMVAQALPEGAPPLRLDLTLTEFSILKTLMRAPTRPLSRQFLLEECLPESDALERVVDTHVYNLRKKLEAAGIDNLILNVRGIGYRFCKP; from the coding sequence ATGAAAAATAAACGGGTCCTGGTGATTGAAGACGACGCCGACGCGGCAAATGTGTTAGAGGCCTATCTTAAACGCGAAGGCTATAGCGTTTCGGTGGCAGGGGATGGCCTGGCGGGTATGAATACGGTGGTCACCTGGAAGCCCGATCTTATTTTGCTGGACGTCATGCTCCCCGGGATGAACGGCACGGAAATTCTTGCGGCCGTCAGGCGAAAGGGCAATACCCCGGTCATCATGATCACCGCCATGGGCGAGCCTTATGACAAGATCGGCGCTTTGCGCTACGGCGCCGATGACTATGTGGTCAAGCCTTACAATCCCGGCGAAGTCATGGCCAGGGTGCAGGCTGTGCTCAGGCGCAGCCAGGCCAACCAACTCCCCGCAGAAGATATTTTACGTTGGGGTGCACTGGAGGTTGATGTTACCAATATGGTGGCACAGGCTTTACCTGAGGGAGCTCCCCCGTTACGCCTGGATTTAACGCTAACCGAGTTTTCTATTTTGAAAACGCTAATGCGTGCTCCGACGAGGCCGCTCAGCCGCCAGTTTTTGCTCGAAGAGTGCCTCCCGGAAAGCGACGCTCTGGAGCGAGTGGTGGACACGCATGTCTATAACTTAAGGAAAAAGCTTGAGGCAGCGGGAATCGATAATCTCATTCTGAACGTGCGCGGCATTGGCTACAGGTTCTGCAAACCATGA